One window of the Cryptomeria japonica chromosome 7, Sugi_1.0, whole genome shotgun sequence genome contains the following:
- the LOC131045469 gene encoding exocyst complex component EXO70B1: MAEGDGKVGEVYAITDDMDRIFSKLDSPFSCMRSSKNYRKNEGFVVPENVEEVLGCLEERIVKKWEGEGLIWSEETKEVDLYMKAIDDVQNLVDGLLEMPEEGKDLTSLQRAENILHQAMAHLEEGFKALLEKHSESVDPDWLYDSKSGPSFRSNYDDRASWNSDEKEEEEDKVKEKEEKEKEEDEENVPVAQPVSDLNFTIDLLPAEVVSLLGEIVVRMERAGYMTECRQEYTIIRKVFLEESVFRLGFEKMSIEEVQKIQWELLEIEISKWMQTLKVSVNVFFASERKLCERIFAVLPSVSETCFGELAKGTMFELLSFGEAVAISRRAPEKLFKILDMYETLRDLIPEINSVFSGEICSAVRSEAFAVWMLLGEAARGTFVELETAIRGEVAKSPVPGGAIHPLTRYVMNYMRLACDYRATLEQVFKEPDMSKVAGSADSPLDSSDDFSSERGITNRDDLSPLSIQTIAIMDLLENNLDAKSRLYRDPALSYVFLMNNGRYIVQKVKNSEIHSLLGDDWVRKHSSNVRQYHKGYQRVAWGKILSCLKDEGIHVSGNFSSGVSRPVLKERFKNFNALFEEIHKTQSAWIIGDEQLQTELRISIAEMVIPAYRAFLGRFQHYLENGRHSEKYIKYGPEDIEAYINELFEGPSSMTRRKSFPN, encoded by the coding sequence ATGGCTGAGGGGGATGGAAAAGTTGGTGAAGTGTATGCCATAACGGACGACATGGATCGAATCTTTTCGAAGCTAGACAGTCCGTTTTCCTGCATGAGAAGTTCTAAGAATTATCGGAAGAATGAGGGTTTTGTGGTGCCTGAGAATGTGGAGGAAGTGTTAGGGTGTCTGGAGGAGAGGATCGTGAAGAAATGGGAGGGCGAGGGTTTGATTTGGAGTGAGGAGACGAAGGAGGTGGATTTGTATATGAAGGCGATTGATGATGTGCAGAATTTGGTTGACGGGTTGTTGGAGATGCCGGAGGAGGGTAAGGATTTGACATCTTTGCAACGGGCGGAGAATATTTTACATCAGGCTATGGCGCATCTTGAGGAGGGGTTTAAGGCGCTTTTGGAGAAGCATAGTGAGAGTGTGGATCCCGATTGGCTCTATGATTCCAAGTCTGGACCTTCCTTCAGGTCAAATTATGATGACAGGGCTTCGTGGAATTCTGATGAgaaagaggaggaggaggacaaggtgaaagaaaaggaggaaaaggagaaggaagaggatgaggagaaCGTGCCTGTTGCGCAGCCTGTCAGCGATCTGAATTTTACCATCGACTTGCTGCCTGCTGAGGTAGTGAGTCTGTTGGGGGAAATTGTGGTACGCATGGAGAGAGCAGGGTACATGACAGAATGCCGCCAGGAATATACGATAATTAGGAAGGTGTTTTTGGAGGAGAGTGTTTTTAGGTTGGGGTTCGAGAAGATGAGTATCGAGGAGGTTCAGAAGATTCAGTGGGAGCTGCTTGAGATTGAGATCTCGAAGTGGATGCAGACGCTGAAGGTGTCAGTGAATGTTTTCTTTGCAAGCGAGCGGAAGCTCTGTGAAAGGATTTTTGCTGTTCTTCCTTCTGTTTCGGAGACATGCTTCGGGGAGCTTGCTAAGGGAACAATGTTTGAACTTCTCAGTTTTGGTGAGGCCGTGGCAATCAGTCGGAGGGCTCCCGAAAAGCTCTTCAAAATTTTGGATATGTACGAGACATTGAGGGATCTTATACCTGAAATAAACTCTGTATTTTCTGGTGAAATTTGTTCGGCAGTGAGGTCAGAAGCTTTTGCAGTTTGGATGCTGTTGGGGGAAGCAGCCCGGGGAACATTTGTGGAGCTTGAAACTGCAATCCGGGGGGAAGTAGCCAAGAGTCCTGTACCTGGAGGAGCCATTCATCCTCTCACCCGGTATGTCATGAATTACATGAGGCTTGCATGTGATTACAGAGCAACACTTGAGCAGGTTTTCAAAGAACCTGACATGTCTAAAGTTGCAGGATCAGCGGACAGCCCTTTGGACAGCTCTGATGATTTTTCTTCTGAAAGGGGCATAACCAACAGGGATGACCTGTCCCCATTATCCATCCAGACAATTGCAATTATGGACCTCTTAGAAAACAATTTAGATGCAAAGTCAAGGCTTTATAGGGATCCAGCTCTGAGCTATGTTTTTCTCATGAACAATGGACGTTATATTGTGCAAAAAGTTAAAAATTCAGAAATCCACAGTTTATTGGGTGATGATTGGGTTCGTAAGCATTCATCTAATGTCCGTCAGTATCATAAAGGCTATCAGAGAGTTGCTTGGGGAAAGATTCTTTCTTGTTTGAAAGATGAAGGCATTCACGTCAGTGGAAACTTCTCCAGTGGTGTCTCTAGACCTGTGCTGAAAGAGAGATTCAAGAACTTTAATGCTTTATTTGAAGAAATTCATAAGACACAGTCAGCATGGATTATTGGAGATGAACAACTTCAAACTGAGTTACGAATTTCTATTGCAGAGATGGTTATTCCAGCTTATCGTGCATTTTTAGGCCGGTTTCAACATTACCTGGAAAATGGCAGACATTCAGAAAAATACATCAAATATGGACCAGAAGATATAGAGGCTTACATCAATGAATTGTTTGAAGGGCCAAGCTCCATGACCCGCAGAAAATCTTTTCCAAACTGA